From Clostridia bacterium, the proteins below share one genomic window:
- a CDS encoding M23 family metallopeptidase gives MPDNNNANNNKRVRTARYSPAHASGRKTSTGIVAFGKNLKRGFKRLFRKTGRGLGSLFAACGRGFKKTGAWFRLHFGDDIGAVKAFCARMKTKDTKFKNEVREFFAAIGRDFKTFFGMFSKESRKRTVAAAKRKLTAVGERVSERGFFAWAANSVKLHSRFIITVAMIFSIVLFTSIYAANAYAMNSVAVIVNGENIGAVSSIDQFDESVRMVEERVSLGTNGEYKLGLDIKYEFTTSSPSDIYTTYEMIDKILRFSGTSIVDAYGLYVDGELWAVCRDKETVDNVIASVLAPYQAKQTESGATVAFTQDIETVYGLYPAGLLCSEEDLKSILGDVEGYKSYRIQTGDTLENIAMMNDTTVDALKELNPDLPEELVVGTDINVAKNDGKLSVKTVVRRTYQKTIKYKTVKTRTKTLAAGTTKVEQKGENGLKEIVSDFVYIDGELTEEVIVSEKTIKKVVDEKILVGTKSTGGGGGVSTGNYMRPVSGGYVSSKYGYRGREFHTGVDIACPKGTPIMAADGGTVTVATYGNSGYGYHIIINHANGEQTLYGHCSALYVHVGEKVDKGQVIAAVGQTGRAYGYHLHFEVRRNGKHVYPGIG, from the coding sequence GTGCCCGATAACAACAACGCAAATAATAATAAACGTGTCCGCACCGCCAGGTATTCGCCTGCGCACGCCTCTGGGAGAAAGACCTCGACCGGTATCGTCGCGTTCGGCAAGAATCTGAAGCGCGGATTCAAGAGACTTTTCAGGAAGACCGGCCGCGGTCTCGGATCGCTCTTTGCCGCCTGCGGCAGGGGATTCAAAAAGACCGGCGCCTGGTTCAGGCTCCATTTCGGCGACGATATCGGCGCCGTGAAGGCGTTTTGCGCGAGGATGAAAACCAAGGACACTAAGTTCAAAAACGAGGTTCGCGAGTTCTTCGCCGCGATCGGCAGGGACTTCAAAACCTTCTTCGGAATGTTCTCTAAGGAATCGCGCAAACGCACGGTCGCCGCTGCCAAAAGGAAGCTCACGGCGGTCGGGGAGCGCGTTTCCGAGCGCGGTTTCTTCGCGTGGGCGGCGAACAGCGTGAAGCTGCATTCGCGTTTCATAATAACCGTAGCGATGATATTCAGCATCGTTCTGTTCACGTCGATATACGCGGCGAACGCGTACGCGATGAACAGCGTTGCGGTCATAGTCAACGGTGAGAACATCGGCGCGGTCAGCAGCATAGATCAGTTCGACGAATCCGTCCGCATGGTCGAGGAGCGCGTCTCGCTCGGCACGAACGGCGAATACAAGCTCGGTCTGGACATCAAATACGAGTTCACGACCTCTTCTCCTTCGGACATATACACGACCTACGAAATGATAGATAAGATCCTGCGATTCTCCGGCACGAGCATAGTTGACGCCTACGGGCTTTACGTTGACGGCGAGCTGTGGGCGGTCTGCCGCGATAAGGAAACGGTCGATAACGTGATAGCCTCCGTGCTTGCGCCGTATCAGGCGAAGCAGACCGAGTCCGGCGCGACCGTCGCGTTTACTCAGGATATCGAGACCGTTTACGGGCTTTACCCGGCGGGACTGCTCTGCAGTGAAGAGGATCTGAAATCGATACTCGGCGACGTCGAAGGCTACAAGAGCTACCGCATACAGACGGGCGACACGCTCGAGAATATCGCGATGATGAACGACACCACCGTCGACGCGCTGAAGGAACTCAACCCCGACCTTCCCGAGGAGCTCGTCGTCGGCACGGATATCAACGTCGCGAAGAACGACGGCAAGCTTTCAGTCAAAACCGTCGTCCGCAGGACCTACCAGAAAACCATCAAATACAAGACCGTCAAGACCAGGACGAAGACCCTCGCCGCCGGCACGACCAAGGTCGAGCAGAAGGGCGAGAACGGACTGAAGGAGATCGTCTCCGACTTCGTTTATATCGACGGCGAACTGACCGAAGAAGTCATCGTTTCCGAGAAGACGATCAAGAAGGTCGTTGACGAAAAGATCCTCGTCGGCACCAAGTCGACCGGAGGCGGCGGCGGAGTATCCACCGGCAACTACATGCGCCCGGTATCCGGCGGCTACGTATCCAGCAAATACGGATACAGAGGCAGGGAGTTCCACACCGGCGTCGATATCGCCTGCCCGAAGGGCACTCCGATAATGGCGGCTGACGGCGGCACCGTCACGGTCGCCACCTACGGCAACAGCGGCTACGGATACCATATCATCATAAATCATGCTAACGGCGAACAGACGCTTTACGGTCACTGCAGCGCGCTCTACGTCCACGTCGGCGAGAAGGTCGACAAGGGCCAGGTCATCGCCGCGGTCGGCCAGACCGGACGCGCCTACGGCTACCACCTCCACTTCGAGGTCCGCCGCAACGGCAAGCACGTCTACCCCGGCATAGGATAA
- a CDS encoding thymidine kinase has product MAKLYFRYGAMGSSKTANAIMVQYNYAERGQNALMVKPRVDDRDGEHVVVSRSGLRADCVYMEELGGVDVKKYDAVIVDEAQFLTKAQVEELVRIVDEENVPVVAYGLRADFKGNLFEGSQWLLAWADSIEEVKTICWCGRKATCNARLLNGKVTKTGEQVVIGGNESYTSLCRKHWAKGQLGPED; this is encoded by the coding sequence ATGGCAAAGCTGTATTTCCGCTACGGAGCGATGGGCTCGAGCAAGACCGCGAACGCGATCATGGTGCAGTATAACTACGCCGAACGCGGACAGAACGCGCTCATGGTCAAGCCACGCGTGGACGACCGCGACGGCGAACACGTCGTCGTCTCGCGCTCCGGACTGCGCGCGGACTGCGTATATATGGAGGAGCTCGGCGGCGTGGACGTCAAAAAGTACGACGCCGTCATCGTCGACGAGGCGCAGTTTCTGACGAAGGCGCAGGTCGAGGAGCTGGTGCGCATCGTGGACGAGGAAAACGTCCCCGTCGTCGCTTACGGACTTCGCGCCGACTTCAAGGGCAACCTTTTCGAGGGCAGCCAATGGCTGCTCGCGTGGGCGGACTCCATCGAGGAGGTAAAAACGATATGCTGGTGCGGCAGGAAAGCCACCTGCAACGCACGTCTGCTGAACGGCAAGGTCACGAAGACCGGCGAACAGGTCGTCATCGGCGGCAACGAGAGCTATACCAGCCTCTGCCGCAAGCACTGGGCGAAAGGCCAGCTCGGGCCGGAAGACTGA
- a CDS encoding QueT transporter family protein — translation MKNKSVRYLVTAALTAALYAALTMVLWEISSAGIQFRLSEALCVLPAFTPAAIPGLTIGCAVANILGGTWIDVVFGSLATLLAAIASYFIGRAFKVGQTERVALGAKLLVPLPPVVFNALIIPFVLYYGYGVTAALGATSKFAVLGLHALTVGAGEAAVCYILGIALMVLLNRINRRTELF, via the coding sequence ATGAAAAACAAAAGTGTAAGGTACCTTGTGACCGCGGCGCTGACCGCCGCGCTTTACGCCGCGCTGACGATGGTGCTGTGGGAGATCTCGTCCGCGGGCATCCAGTTCCGCCTTTCCGAAGCGCTCTGCGTGCTGCCCGCGTTCACGCCCGCCGCCATCCCCGGACTGACGATCGGCTGCGCCGTCGCGAACATACTCGGCGGCACGTGGATCGACGTCGTTTTCGGCTCGCTGGCGACGCTGCTCGCCGCGATCGCGAGCTATTTCATCGGACGCGCCTTCAAGGTCGGGCAGACCGAGCGCGTCGCGCTCGGAGCGAAGCTGCTCGTGCCGCTGCCGCCCGTCGTCTTCAACGCGCTGATCATCCCCTTCGTGCTCTACTACGGCTACGGAGTGACCGCCGCCCTCGGCGCGACCTCGAAGTTCGCGGTGCTCGGGCTCCACGCGCTGACCGTCGGCGCCGGCGAAGCCGCCGTCTGCTATATCCTCGGCATCGCGCTCATGGTGCTGCTCAACCGCATCAACCGCAGAACCGAGCTGTTTTAA
- a CDS encoding M23 family metallopeptidase produces the protein MKKLRSPFACAVRRTADYPNYPGGAYHGGEDYVPVDKAPESNWDIYAVSGGEVYIAKKQKGGYAGGYGAYGNYIVYICDNGLWVLCAHLAKLPCVKAGERLAAGELIGVAGATGNVTGRHLHIEVADMRGVECDRADWYAAFEARRVRPSDYIDFNDYREEGFFVKVWKNGSTVEYVYQTTADCKARRGRIGSLAPYESCECRGIIDGVYLVVYRVNGTNAQKCGFVRYSGGVK, from the coding sequence ATGAAAAAACTCCGCAGTCCGTTCGCCTGCGCGGTAAGGCGCACGGCGGACTACCCGAACTACCCGGGCGGCGCGTACCACGGCGGGGAGGACTACGTTCCCGTCGACAAGGCGCCCGAATCGAACTGGGATATCTACGCCGTTTCCGGCGGCGAGGTATATATCGCGAAAAAGCAGAAGGGCGGCTACGCGGGCGGCTACGGCGCTTACGGCAACTATATCGTCTATATATGCGATAACGGCCTGTGGGTGCTCTGCGCCCACCTCGCGAAGCTCCCGTGTGTGAAGGCGGGGGAGCGTCTCGCCGCGGGCGAGCTGATCGGCGTCGCCGGCGCGACAGGGAACGTCACCGGCCGTCACCTGCATATCGAGGTCGCGGATATGCGCGGCGTCGAATGCGACCGCGCGGACTGGTACGCCGCCTTCGAGGCGCGCCGCGTCCGCCCGAGCGACTATATCGATTTCAACGACTACAGGGAAGAGGGCTTCTTCGTGAAAGTGTGGAAAAACGGCAGCACCGTCGAATACGTTTATCAGACGACGGCGGACTGCAAAGCGCGGCGCGGCCGTATCGGCTCGCTCGCGCCTTACGAAAGCTGCGAGTGCCGCGGGATCATCGACGGCGTCTACCTCGTCGTCTACCGCGTAAACGGCACGAACGCGCAGAAATGCGGCTTCGTCCGCTACTCCGGCGGCGTAAAGTAG
- a CDS encoding zinc ribbon domain-containing protein produces the protein MSILKWVIKDAVEEGVSYGARKALQPKVDAYTNKVAQEAFAEATKNDAAVQAALEAAKNMKICPSCGTGCSLEMKFCTNCGAKLPELAVGAGFYCPNCGKQNGDDAKFCVGCGKPLNH, from the coding sequence ATGAGCATTCTGAAGTGGGTCATCAAGGACGCCGTCGAGGAGGGCGTTTCCTACGGCGCACGCAAGGCGCTGCAACCGAAGGTCGACGCCTATACCAACAAGGTCGCGCAGGAAGCCTTCGCCGAGGCGACGAAAAACGACGCCGCCGTTCAGGCCGCGCTCGAGGCGGCGAAGAATATGAAGATTTGCCCCTCCTGCGGGACCGGCTGTTCGCTTGAGATGAAGTTCTGCACCAACTGCGGCGCGAAGCTGCCGGAGCTCGCCGTCGGCGCGGGATTCTACTGCCCGAACTGCGGCAAACAGAACGGCGACGACGCGAAGTTCTGCGTCGGCTGCGGCAAGCCTCTCAACCACTGA
- a CDS encoding 1-acyl-sn-glycerol-3-phosphate acyltransferase: MSRKIRNFYYYDERNDDFANNGIETKPLPADYEYLPKSRLFRFFKPPVYFFVRGICALCEKTGIAMRGKNQKVLKNREDRSKGYFIYGNHTSSFSDAVTGAVATFPRQCYVVCNPDALSIKGIRTLVRFVGALPTPSSRRNYADFGAAVGTLYEKGRPIVIYPEAHIWPKYNAIRDFGDVSFSFPVKLGAPCFVKTTVYKKKRGGRTKGFVIYDGPFYADASLGEREARAELCARVKACMRARAEEYGSALDENYRYIKVDSPDLVRAEAVDG; the protein is encoded by the coding sequence ATGAGCCGTAAAATACGTAACTTTTACTACTATGACGAACGAAACGACGATTTCGCAAACAACGGAATAGAGACCAAACCGCTGCCCGCGGACTACGAATATCTGCCGAAGAGCCGTCTTTTCCGTTTTTTCAAGCCGCCGGTCTACTTTTTCGTGCGCGGGATCTGCGCGCTTTGTGAAAAGACGGGGATCGCGATGCGCGGAAAGAACCAAAAGGTGCTGAAGAACAGGGAAGACCGCTCTAAGGGATACTTCATCTACGGCAACCACACGTCGTCGTTTTCCGACGCCGTCACCGGCGCGGTGGCGACGTTTCCGCGGCAGTGCTACGTCGTCTGTAACCCCGACGCGCTCTCGATAAAAGGCATCCGCACGCTCGTCCGCTTCGTCGGGGCGCTGCCGACGCCGTCTTCGCGCAGGAATTACGCCGACTTCGGCGCCGCCGTGGGGACGCTGTACGAGAAGGGGCGTCCGATAGTGATTTATCCCGAGGCGCATATCTGGCCGAAGTATAACGCGATCCGCGACTTCGGCGACGTGTCGTTTTCATTTCCCGTCAAGCTCGGTGCGCCGTGCTTCGTCAAAACTACGGTGTACAAAAAGAAACGCGGCGGCCGCACAAAGGGCTTTGTGATATACGACGGTCCGTTTTATGCGGACGCCTCACTCGGTGAAAGGGAGGCGCGCGCGGAGCTTTGCGCGCGCGTCAAGGCGTGTATGCGCGCGCGTGCGGAGGAATACGGCTCCGCGCTCGATGAAAATTACAGATATATAAAAGTCGATTCACCGGATCTGGTGCGTGCCGAAGCGGTAGACGGGTAG
- a CDS encoding signal peptidase I, with protein sequence MRQKKENVNTAVDEQTAVEQESTVKKVFNIVKRVFTWIVVVFAVFMMIFTIISTTTFNRRDRGLFGYKMFIVLSDSMSISEQDTTAEDKAGIHFNAGDLIFSKNLDPEDCVQLQPGDVVTFQSQNGDNFGEVVTHKIRRITKTAEGSLGFVTYGINTNTDDETIVTPDFVLGKYAGRIPKLGTFLSFQKSTVGYITCIFVPFVILIIIQGVKSIRLFRVYKKEQHAELDAEKAELAAQKAETEKMMREMLELKAQLSGQQTPQQAASPVQEAPQPAAAPEPVPAVIPAPEAKPAPAPQPEQAPAEDPLAAEKAELEAKKAETERMMREMMELKAKLDAQLNQPKDGSEGAE encoded by the coding sequence ATGAGGCAGAAAAAAGAAAATGTGAATACCGCTGTTGATGAACAGACCGCCGTCGAGCAGGAATCGACCGTGAAAAAGGTTTTTAACATAGTTAAGAGAGTTTTCACGTGGATCGTCGTCGTGTTTGCCGTGTTTATGATGATATTCACCATAATCTCGACAACGACCTTCAACCGCAGGGACAGAGGACTGTTCGGATACAAGATGTTCATCGTTCTTTCAGACTCCATGAGCATCTCGGAGCAGGATACCACCGCCGAGGATAAAGCGGGCATCCACTTCAACGCCGGCGACCTCATCTTCAGCAAGAATCTCGACCCCGAGGACTGCGTCCAGCTTCAGCCGGGCGACGTAGTCACCTTCCAGTCGCAGAACGGCGACAACTTCGGCGAGGTCGTCACCCATAAGATCAGAAGGATCACCAAGACCGCTGAGGGCAGCCTCGGTTTCGTCACCTACGGTATCAACACGAATACCGACGACGAAACCATCGTAACGCCCGATTTCGTCCTCGGCAAATACGCCGGCAGGATCCCGAAGCTCGGCACCTTCCTCAGCTTCCAGAAGTCCACCGTCGGTTACATAACCTGCATATTCGTGCCCTTCGTGATTCTTATAATCATTCAGGGCGTTAAGAGCATCCGCCTGTTCCGGGTTTACAAGAAGGAGCAGCACGCCGAGCTCGACGCCGAGAAGGCGGAACTCGCCGCGCAGAAGGCGGAGACCGAAAAGATGATGCGCGAAATGCTTGAGCTCAAGGCTCAGCTTTCCGGTCAGCAGACGCCGCAGCAGGCCGCTTCTCCCGTTCAGGAAGCGCCGCAGCCCGCGGCGGCTCCCGAACCCGTGCCCGCGGTAATACCCGCGCCGGAAGCGAAACCCGCTCCCGCGCCGCAGCCCGAACAGGCTCCCGCCGAGGATCCGCTCGCGGCGGAAAAGGCGGAACTTGAGGCGAAGAAGGCGGAGACCGAGCGTATGATGCGCGAAATGATGGAGCTCAAAGCCAAGCTCGACGCGCAGCTCAATCAACCGAAAGACGGCTCCGAAGGAGCGGAATAA